In Corynebacterium frankenforstense DSM 45800, the DNA window GGGCAGCTCCTTCGCCTTCATCGCCCCGCTGACCGCCACCCAGGCCGACGGCATCGCCGTCCAGCTCGGCGGAATCGTCGTCACGGGTGCGGCGCTGGCCTGCGTGGGCTTCATCGTCAAGGCCGCCGGCAAGCGCGTCATCGACGCCGTGATGCCCCCGGCAGTCACCGGCGCGATCGTCGCCCTGATCGGCCTGAACCTCGCGCCCACGGCCGCCGAGAACTTCCAGTCGCAGCCCTGGGTGGCCGGCGTGACGCTGCTGGCCATCCTCGTGGCCACGGTCGCCGGGCGCGGCATGGTCGCCCGCCTGGGCATCCTCATCGGCGTGATCATCGGCTGGGTCTTTGCCGCCCTGACCGGTGCGATCGGCCCCGAGGCCGCCGAGCACATCCGCGAGGCAGCCTGGATCGGCGTGCCGCAGTTCCACACCCCGGAGTTCCGGCTCTCGGCCGTGCTGGTCACCCTGCCGGTGATCATCGTGCTCATCGCCGAGAACGTCGGCCACGTCAAGGCCGTCTCCCAGATGACCGGCCGCAACCTCGACGGTCTTGCCGGCGACGCGCTGCTCGCCGACGGCCTGGCGACGACCGTCGCGGGCCTGTCCGGCGGCTCCGGCACCACGACCTACGCCGAGAACGTCGGCGTGATGGCCGCGACCCGCGTCTACTCCACGGCCGCCTACTGGGTCGCGGCGCTGACCGCGGTGGCCCTGGCCTTCATCCCGAAGTTCGGCGCGCTCATCTTCACCATCCCCTCCGGCGTGCTCGGCGGGGCGACCCTCGTGCTCTACGGCCTGATCGGCATGCTGGGCATCCGCATCTGGCAGGACAACCGGGTCGACTTCAACAACCCGGTCAACCTCACCGCTGCGGCCACGGCGTTGATCGCCGGCATCGGCAACCTGACCCTCTCGGTCGGCCCGGTGGAGCTCGAGGGCATCGCCTGGGGCTCGATCGGCATCATCGTCGGCTACCCGATCCTCAAGTGGCTCTACGTTCACGTCGGCGAGGGCGGCGCGGCTGTCTTCTCCCGCCGCTGAGGCAGGGGAGGACCGACCCCCGACGCGGGTGACCCCCGGCGCCGTTCAAACGGCGTCGGGGGTCAGCTGTGCTCGCGGCGGGTCAGGGCTTTACCTGCGGCGGGTCATGAGCAGGGCCACGATGATGATCAGGGCGATGACGAGGATGCCGCCGGCTGCGGCGGCGATCCACATCAGGTTGAAGCCGCCGTCGTCGTCGGAGTCCTGGGCCTGCTGGTCGGTGTCCTCGGAGTCGGCCTTGTCGCCTTCCTTGTCCGCGCCCTCCTGCTTCTCAGTGGAGGGCGGGGTGTCGGAGGGCGGCGGCCCGTCGGCGTTGACCATGCGCCATTCGGGGCCGTCGGTCTTGTCGCCTTCGAAGGCGATCTCGTAGGGCTGGTCGATGCCGGTGACTGCATTTGTGTCGCGGCCGTAGTACATGGCGACTCCGATGTAGAAGTCGCCGGCCAGGGAGGTAGGGCCACCGGTGTCGGATGCGCGGTTGTTGAAGAGGACCGGTCGGTCAGTGGCGGCGGTGCCGCTGTCGGAGCCTCCGTCATGAGGCGGGGAGACATCGAGCTCTGCGGAACTTACGCGGTGCGGCGAATAGATCACAGCGGCGATTCGGTCGACGTTCTCGCGCTCAGACTTGTTCGAACGGAGGGTGACGACGGGGCGCTGGCCCCAGTCGACCGGCACCTTGTAGAAGCGGTACTCGCCGGGGACGATCGTGTCGGAGTAGGTGCCGGGCTTGACTTCGACGGCGTCGGCGAAGCCGGTGCCGCCGGTGATCGGCGAGGCGTCCTCCAGGGGGAGGTCGCGGTGATCCGTCGAGTTATCTCCTTCCTCCCCGTCCGGGTAGCTAGCCTGGGTCTTCTCGTCGGGGACGGGCTCGAAGGAGATCTCTACCTCGATCGAGGCGTCGCTGACCTCCTTGCTGGGCGTGTATATCTCGTAGCCGAGGTACCACTGATCCATGTCGCACTCGGTGTCGAGGCCGCCGTCGATCCGGACTACGTGAGGCTCCGGCGGTTTATAGGCTGTGAGCTCGGTACTGGTCCCACTACTCGTGAGCGACTCACTGGTGCATGAGTCGTGTCCGGAGGTGCTGTCGACTTCTGAGCTGAAGTAATTGAGGTTCAAGCCTCCTGAGGCGACGACTTCGCCGGTGGCCTCACGGTCGGGGAAGCCGGTCAGCGAGACGTAGGCGTTGTGCCCTCGGGGACGGCGACGCGGATGTAGTGCAGTCCCTGGTTGATGTTTGTGTTCGGGGTCACCCGGGTGTGGTAGCGGCCTTCGCCGAGCCATTTGGCGTCCTCGATCGAATCTGCGAACTCGAATTCCGTTCCGGCCTTCTGGTATCCGGCGATGCCTCGCTGGGCGAGGACCTTCAGGTCCTCTGCGAGCTTGTCGGCGTCGTCGGCCTGGCGGTACTCGCCGCCGGTGGACTGCGAGATGCACTCGAGTTCTTTGCGGGCTTCGTCGTCGACGT includes these proteins:
- a CDS encoding uracil-xanthine permease family protein, translating into MGWTLHGDGRRILPGEVVEPEERLSWPRTIGIGMQHVIAMFGATLLVPTITGFPVNTTLLFSGLGTMLFLLMTRNRLPSYLGSSFAFIAPLTATQADGIAVQLGGIVVTGAALACVGFIVKAAGKRVIDAVMPPAVTGAIVALIGLNLAPTAAENFQSQPWVAGVTLLAILVATVAGRGMVARLGILIGVIIGWVFAALTGAIGPEAAEHIREAAWIGVPQFHTPEFRLSAVLVTLPVIIVLIAENVGHVKAVSQMTGRNLDGLAGDALLADGLATTVAGLSGGSGTTTYAENVGVMAATRVYSTAAYWVAALTAVALAFIPKFGALIFTIPSGVLGGATLVLYGLIGMLGIRIWQDNRVDFNNPVNLTAAATALIAGIGNLTLSVGPVELEGIAWGSIGIIVGYPILKWLYVHVGEGGAAVFSRR